The Avibacterium sp. 20-132 genome segment AAGCACCGCACTTTATCCATTAAGGAAAAAGAAAGTGCGGTATTTTTTGACACAAATAGTTACGTGCGTTACTATTACGCAGTTTATTTTCTACTAATCAATTGTTTTATGCCACTCTCTTTTTCGGATCAAGAAATGTTGATTCGCCAATCGGCGAAGAATAATCCTGCAATGCCAGTAGAACAAATTCTTTTGGCTCGTTTACTTTTGCATAACAGTAGCCGTTATGTGGAAAAACGAAATCAGTTGCTTAAAAAATATCAGCTCAATGATACCCTTTTTATGGCATTAGTTGTGCTATATTGCCAGCCCAGCTATGCTTTACAACCCAGTCAATTAAGTGAAATTTTTGGTTATTCAAAAACCAATGCAACACGTATTGCTGATGAATTAGTAAAGCGTGCGTGGTTAGCACGCACGGAAGTGCAAGGGGATCGGCGTGGCTTTTTATTAACCCTTACGCCGCAAGGAATACAATTTTTAGAACAACTTTTGCCCAATCAATGGAAGCAAGTGGAGCAACTTTTTTCTGTGTTAGATGAACAAGAGCAGCAACAATTAAAAAAATTATTACTTAAACTGCTAACCAGTTTAGAAAATCTTTAATAGGTGAAGTCAATGACAGAACAAACTGAAAATAAAAAACCGGTATTAAGTAAAAATGCGAAACGTAAAAAAGCACTGGGCTATTTTATTACTATACTACTTCTCATCGCGATAATTACCAGCGTTTATTGGTTTTTCTTTGTAAGAAATTATGAGGAAACAGAAGATGCTTATGTGTCAGGTAACCAAGTGATGATTTCGTCCCAAGTGAACGGCAACGTAAGCAAAATTAACGTAGATAATATGGATTTTGTCCATACGGGTGACGTTCTTCTTGAGCTTGATGATACGGATCTCAAATTGCACTTTCAGCAAGCTCAAGATAATTTAGCCAGTAGTGTGCGTCAAATTGAGCAGTTAGGTTTTACGGTGAAGCAATTGCAATCCATTTTAGATGCAAAAAGCACCGCACTTAATAAAGCAAAAGGCGATTTACAACGCCGTGAGCAGTTAGCTAAAACAGGATCTATTGATAAGGAAACCTTACAACACGCCAAAGACGCGGTGAATATTGCACAAGCGGATCTACAAGCTACACAGAACCAATTAGCAGCGAATCAAGCCTTATTAGGGAATTTGCCGTTACGCGAGCAACCAGCGGTGAAGAATGCCGTGAGTGCCTTAACCCTCGCGTGGTTGAATTTACAACGTAGCAAAATTGTTAGCCCTGTTGATGGCTATGTTGCACGTCGTAATGTGCAAGTGGGACAAAAAGTGGTAGTAGGTAGCCCTTTAATGGCAGTGGTATCCAATCAAACAATGTGGGTTGATGCGAATTTTAAGGAAACCCAACTGCGTAAAATGCGGATTGGTCAGCCGGTAGAATTAGTCTTCGATTTATATGGCGATGACGTAAAATTTGATGGCACCGTGAGTGGGATAGAAATGGGAACAGGCAGTGCTTTTTCGCTTCTTCCTGCTCAAAATGCCACAGGTAACTGGATTAAAGTGGTACAGCGTGTGCCAGTGCGGATTGATTTAGATCCTGACCAAATGAAAAAATATCCATTACGGCTTGGGCTTTCTGCCACCGTGGAAGTGAATGTGGCGGATACGCGCGGTAAGGTGTTGCGCGAACCGCGTGCAAGTGAAGTATTGTATCAAACACAGGCATTAGATTATGACCTAAGTCCTGTAAACACATTAGCAGAACAAATTATTCAAGCTAATGCAGGTGAATAATATGCAAAAACCTGTTCAAGGTGCCGCACTGGCAGTAATGACGATTGCCCTTTCCCTTGCCACCTTTATGCAAGTGTTAGATTCGACCATTGCCAATGTGGCAATCCCGACGATTGCAGGCGATCTGGGGGCATCGTTTAGTCAAGGTACTTGGGTCATTACTTCCTTTGGGGTTGCAAATGCCGTTTCAATTCCCATTACAGGCTGGCTAGCAAAACGTTTTGGCGAAGTGCGCTTGTTTTTAATTGCTACTGGCTTATTTGTGCTTGCTTCTTGGCTATGTGGTATTTCTCATAGTTTAGAAATGTTGATCTTATGCCGTATTTTTCAAGGACTTGCGGCAGGGCCAATTATCCCACTTTCGCAAAGTTTATTACTGAACAACTATCCCCCGCAAAAACGCAGTATGGCATTAGCATTCTGGTCAATGACGGTGGTTGTTGCACCTATTTTTGGTCCAATTTTAGGTGGTTGGATTAGTGATAATCTGCACTGGGGGTGGATTTTCTTTATTAACGTGCCGATTGGATTGTGTGTCATTTTTCTAAGTTGGAAAATTTTAGCTAAGCGAGAAACCAAAACTTATCAGCAGCCTATTGATATGATGGGATTAATTTTGCTTGTCATCGGCGTGGGTTGTTTACAATTAATGCTTGACCAAGGGCGCGAGCAAGATTGGTTTAATTCTACTGAAATTGTCGTGCTTACTGTGATTTCTGCCATTGCATTAATTGCCTTAATTATTTGGGAATTGACTGAGGATAACCCTGTTGTGGATATTTCCTTATTTAAATCACGTAATTTTAGTGTGGGCTGCTTGTGTACTAGCCTTGCATTTTTGATTTATCTTGGTTCAGTCGTCCTAATTCCGCTTTTATTACAACAAGTTTATGGCTATACCGCCACTTGGGCAGGGCTTGCCGCCGCCCCAGTAGGATTATTCCCCATTCTACTTTCGCCTATTATTGGACGTTTTGGCTATAAAATTGATATGCGAATTTTAGTTACGATCAGTTTTATGGTGTATGCCTTAACTTTCCATTGGCGTGCCGTTACTTTTGAGCCTTCAATGACCTTTGCTGATGTAGCATTACCACAACTTATCCAAGGAATTGCTGTGGCTTGCTTTTTTATGCCACTCACCACCATTACCTTATCGGGTTTACCCGCAGAAAAAATGGCATCAGCCTCGAGCTTGTTTAATTTTTTACGAACCCTTGCAGGTTCAATTGGTACTTCGCTGACCACTTTCTTATGGTATAACCGTGAGGCAATACATCACACGCAATTTACAGAAGCGATCAATCCTTATAATCTCAACGCCCAAGCTTATTACAACACAATGGCAGAGCTAGGTTTGAGCGAA includes the following:
- a CDS encoding DHA2 family efflux MFS transporter permease subunit yields the protein MQKPVQGAALAVMTIALSLATFMQVLDSTIANVAIPTIAGDLGASFSQGTWVITSFGVANAVSIPITGWLAKRFGEVRLFLIATGLFVLASWLCGISHSLEMLILCRIFQGLAAGPIIPLSQSLLLNNYPPQKRSMALAFWSMTVVVAPIFGPILGGWISDNLHWGWIFFINVPIGLCVIFLSWKILAKRETKTYQQPIDMMGLILLVIGVGCLQLMLDQGREQDWFNSTEIVVLTVISAIALIALIIWELTEDNPVVDISLFKSRNFSVGCLCTSLAFLIYLGSVVLIPLLLQQVYGYTATWAGLAAAPVGLFPILLSPIIGRFGYKIDMRILVTISFMVYALTFHWRAVTFEPSMTFADVALPQLIQGIAVACFFMPLTTITLSGLPAEKMASASSLFNFLRTLAGSIGTSLTTFLWYNREAIHHTQFTEAINPYNLNAQAYYNTMAELGLSETQTSMSLARTITAQGFIIGANEIFWLSAIMFMLLFIVVWFANPPFGNKH
- a CDS encoding EmrA/EmrK family multidrug efflux transporter periplasmic adaptor subunit, producing MTEQTENKKPVLSKNAKRKKALGYFITILLLIAIITSVYWFFFVRNYEETEDAYVSGNQVMISSQVNGNVSKINVDNMDFVHTGDVLLELDDTDLKLHFQQAQDNLASSVRQIEQLGFTVKQLQSILDAKSTALNKAKGDLQRREQLAKTGSIDKETLQHAKDAVNIAQADLQATQNQLAANQALLGNLPLREQPAVKNAVSALTLAWLNLQRSKIVSPVDGYVARRNVQVGQKVVVGSPLMAVVSNQTMWVDANFKETQLRKMRIGQPVELVFDLYGDDVKFDGTVSGIEMGTGSAFSLLPAQNATGNWIKVVQRVPVRIDLDPDQMKKYPLRLGLSATVEVNVADTRGKVLREPRASEVLYQTQALDYDLSPVNTLAEQIIQANAGE
- the mprA gene encoding transcriptional repressor MprA gives rise to the protein MLIRQSAKNNPAMPVEQILLARLLLHNSSRYVEKRNQLLKKYQLNDTLFMALVVLYCQPSYALQPSQLSEIFGYSKTNATRIADELVKRAWLARTEVQGDRRGFLLTLTPQGIQFLEQLLPNQWKQVEQLFSVLDEQEQQQLKKLLLKLLTSLENL